The following coding sequences lie in one Primulina huaijiensis isolate GDHJ02 chromosome 2, ASM1229523v2, whole genome shotgun sequence genomic window:
- the LOC140971554 gene encoding V-type proton ATPase 16 kDa proteolipid subunit → MSSTFSGDETAPFFGFLGAAAALVFSCMGAAYGTAKSGVGVASMGVMRPELVMKSIVPVVMAGVLGIYGLIIAVIISTGINPKAKSYYLFDGYAHLSSGLSCGLAGLAAGMAIGIVGDAGVRANAQQPKLFVGMILILIFAEALALYGLIVGIILSSRAGQSRAE, encoded by the exons ATGTCGTCGACGTTCAGCGGCGATGAAACGGCGCCATTCTTCGGTTTCCTCGGCGCCGCTGCCGCTCTGGTCTTCTCTT GTATGGGAGCGGCGTACGGAACGGCGAAGAGCGGTGTCGGGGTGGCATCGATGGGGGTGATGCGGCCGGAGTTGGTGATGAAGTCTATTGTGCCGGTGGTTATGGCTGGTGTTTTGGGTATTTACGGTTTGATTATTGCCGTGATCATTAGTACTGGTATCAATCCTAAGGCCAAGTCTTACTACTTGTTTGATGGATATGCGCACCTTTCTTCTGGACTCTCTTGTGGGCTTGCTGGACTGGCTGCTGGTATGGCCATTGGCATCGTCGGAGATGCCGGTGTCAG GGCTAACGCTCAGCAGCCAAAGCTTTTTGTTGGGATGATTCTTATCCTTATTTTCGCTGAAGCCCTGGCTCTTTACGGGCTCATTGTTGGCATCATTCTTTCTTCTCGTGCTGGTCAATCTCGAGCAGAGTAA
- the LOC140971558 gene encoding uncharacterized protein: MEGLKECEANMVMYLHPSKAKTPMDAILSELSSLLFTYSETFDGVVLAYDPNVRSMLARILPGVHPYFGVKLKARLLLFNPRPDMILEGEVVKITRNSIHAVVLGFSAAVIGVEDIREEFKHKSKRGEEVFTSVSYRKHKIKVGTVIRFVVKSFDEEVLHISGSLTADNTGCARWLDKNLDKWSQTDSTSKKRKVIEENEKPEGDRLMIKKKIIREDEKTEEGMSMVKKETTSLKNDQQIKRSKKGRKDHS; encoded by the exons ATGGAGGGATTGAAAGAATGTGAAGCTAATATGGTGATGTATTTGCACCCATCCAAGGCCAAAACCCCCATGGACGCCATTCTCAGCGAGCTTAGTTCTTTGCTCTTCAC GTATAGTGAAACTTTTGATGGAGTGGTGTTGGCATATGATCCAAATGTTCGTAGTATGTTGGCAAGGATACTACCCGGAGTTCATCCATATTTTGGGGTGAAATTAAAAGCTAGATTGTTGCTATTCAATCCCAGGCCTGACATGATTTTAG AGGGGGAGGTGGTTAAAATCACTAGAAATTCGATTCACGCCGTGGTTCTTGGTTTTTCTGCGGCTGTTATAGGAGTTGAAGACATCCGCGAAGAATTCAAGCATAAAAGT AAACGTGGAGAGGAAGTATTTACTAGCGTATCCTATAGGAAACACAAGATAAAAGTTGGAACTGTTATACGTTTTGTGGTGAAGAG TTTTGATGAAGAGGTGCTTCATATATCAGGATCTTTGACTGCTGACAACACAGGATGTGCTCGATGGTTGGATAAAAATTTGGATAAATGGTCTCAAACTGACAG CACCTCCAAAAAAAGGAAAGTTattgaagaaaatgaaaagCCGGAGGGAGATAGATTGATGATCAAGAAGAAAATTATTAGAGAGGATGAAAAGACGGAGGAAGGTATGTCAATGGTCAAGAAGGAAACAACTTCATTAAAAAATGACCAGCAGATTAAAAGATCTAAGAAAGGGAGAAAAGATCATTCTTGA
- the LOC140971557 gene encoding auxin response factor 5-like yields the protein MSSVEEKFKPEGLVNGGHNILEGMKLLKEMQDHTGAKKPMNSELWHACAGPLVTLPQVGSLVYYFPQGHSEQVAASTNRSATTQIPSYPNLPSHLLCQVHNVTLHADKDTDEIYAQMSLQPVNSDKDVFPIPDFRVRPSKHPAEFFCKTLTASDTSTHGGFSVPRRSAEKLFPQLDYSVQPPTQELVVRDLHENTWTFRHVYRGQPKRHLLTTGWSMFVGAKRLRAGDAVLFIRDEKSQLLLGVRRVYRQQAALPSSVLSADSMHIGILAAAAHAAANRTPFTIFYNPRACPSEFVIPLAKYRKALYGTQLSIGMRFGMMFETEDSNKRRYMGTITGISVLDPLRWPNSKWRSLQVEWDEPGCCDKESRVSPWEIETPESLFIFPSISGNLKRPYHSAFLGAKPEWEGLINRSLFHGPLGDLQCSSVSSLWSDQLTKMLVKDAALQESKSLAQSANKPTPPQNIPPEVESYPGRLVGSQTNVMSSNVLLPATPEAPEKVVHQTSMNTVGSALTIDQLSQVQSQEQCYDNKHDVPVMNQSNGMQMSPVITRSRLDSQIFQTLQSDPSHVQSDCLNALFQYPSQVEFNTYPSICSSPSGMFRNPGSSFVFKKSSQPSPLPETVSKVSPSVGQESWDFHFNNAKCMSETNLPTLLSHQEMSTLKYNSCGLKDLSSDEIQNQSDIYSCLNLGENNNGSTVIDPSVSSTILDGFCALKYTDLQNQSDYLVGNFCPNQDVQSQITSASLADSQTFSLQEYADNSGGASSSNVDFADKNILQHGSWQQVTPRFRTYTKIQKVGSVGRSIDVSSFKTYDELRAEIEHMFGLTGLLNDMGFGWKLVYVDFENDVLLVGDDPWEEFVGCVKCIRILSPSEVQQMGEEGMQLLNSAGVQAVKGSASEDGCGKNGSN from the exons ATGTCTTCTGTCGAAGAAAAGTTCAAACCCGAAGGTTTGGTCAATGGTGGACATAATATACTAGAAGGGATGAAATTGTTGAAAGAAATGCAGGATCATACAG GGGCAAAGAAGCCCATGAATTCTGAGTTGTGGCATGCTTGTGCTGGTCCGCTGGTTACCTTGCCTCAGGTTGGAAGCCTAGTGTACTATTTTCCACAAGGGCACAGTGAACAA GTTGCTGCGTCCACAAATAGATCAGCAACAACACAGATACCAAGCTACCCAAATCTCCCGTCTCATTTGTTGTGTCAAGTTCACAATGTTACACTCCAT GCAGACAAAGACACAGATGAAATTTATGCGCAAATGAGCCTTCAGCCGGTGAATTCT gacAAAGATGTGTTTCCTATACCTGACTTTCGAGTAAGACCCAGTAAACATCCAGCTGAATTTTTCTGCAAAACACTGACGGCCAGTGATACTAGTACACATGGTGGCTTCTCGGTTCCTCGAAGATCTGCAGAAAAGCTCTTTCCACAGCTG GATTACTCGGTGCAACCACCAACTCAAGAACTTGTTGTTCGAGATTTGCATGAAAACACCTGGACTTTTCGACATGTATACAGGG GACAGCCAAAGCGGCACCTTCTAACAACTGGTTGGAGCATGTTTGTTGGTGCAAAGCGGCTTAGAGCAGGCGATGCAGTTCTATTTATCAG AGATGAGAAGTCCCAGCTATTACTGGGAGTGAGGCGTGTTTATCGTCAGCAAGCAGCTCTGCCATCTTCGGTTCTGTCTGCTGATAGCATGCACATCGGAATCCTGGCTGCTGCTGCTCATGCTGCGGCTAACAGAACCCCATTCACAATCTTCTACAATCCAAG AGCATGCCCCTCAGAATTTGTCATTCCACTGGCTAAATATCGAAAAGCATTGTACGGTACACAACTCTCCATAGGTATGAGGTTTGGTATGATGTTTGAAACAGAAGATTCCAATAAACGGAg GTATATGGGAACCATTACTGGTATAAGCGTTTTGGATCCTCTAAGATGGCCAAATTCCAAATGGCGCAGTCTTCAG GTAGAGTGGGATGAGCCTGGGTGCTGTGACAAGGAAAGTAGAGTTAGCCCCTGggaaattgagactccagaaaGCCTCTTTATATTTCCATCTATATCGGGCAATCTGAAGCGTCCTTACCACTCCGCTTTCTTAG GGGCAAAGCCAGAATGGGAAGGTTTAATAAATCGTTCTCTTTTCCACGGTCCACTTGGGGATCTTCAATGTTCCTCAGTATCAAGCCTATGGTCGGATCAGTTAACAAAGATGCTAGTAAAGGACGCAGCACTCCAAGAATCCAAATCTTTGGCGCAATCTGCAAATAAACCGACTCCTCCACAGAATATTCCTCCAGAAGTGGAAAGTTATCCCGGACGATTAGTTGGCAGCCAAACAAATGTCATGAGCTCAAATGTTTTACTGCCGGCAACCCCAGAGGCACCAGAAAAAGTCGTGCACCAAACTTCTATGAATACAGTAGGATCAGCACTGACTATAGATCAGCTTAGCCAGGTTCAGTCACAAGAGCAGTGCTATGATAACAAACATGATGTTCCAGTCATGAATCAGAGTAATGGGATGCAAATGAGTCCAGTGATCACACGCTCTAGGTTGGACTCACAAATCTTTCAAACTCTGCAAAGTGATCCATCCCATGTACAGTCCGATTGTCTTAATGCCTTGTTCCAGTACCCTAGTCAGGTTGAATTTAATACATATCCTTCAATATGTTCCTCCCCATCTGGCATGTTTAGAAATCCAGGATCTTCATTTGTGTTCAAGAAATCCAGTCAGCCTTCTCCACTACCAGAAACTGTGAGCAAAGTGTCGCCTTCAGTAGGTCAAGAATCGTGGGATTTTCATTTTAACAATGCGAAGTGCATGTCCGAAACCAATCTCCCGACCCTGTTGTCTCATCAAGAAATGTCGACTCTTAAGTATAATTCATGTGGTTTGAAAGACTTATCATCAGATGAGATCCAGAATCAGAGTGACATATATAGCTGCCTCAATCTTGGTGAGAATAACAATGGAAGTACAGTAATTGATCCTTCTGTTTCTAGCACGATCTTGGATGGTTTTTGCGCATTAAAGTACACTGATTTACAAAATCAGTCTGATTATCTTGTGGGAAACTTCTGCCCAAACCAAGATGTCCAATCCCAGATTACATCAGCTAGCCTAGCAGATTCTCAGACATTCTCTCTCCAAGAATATGCAGATAACTCGGGAGGAGCATCTTCAAGCAATGTGGATTTTGCTGACAAAAATATTTTGCAGCATGGCTCGTGGCAGCAAGTTACTCCAAGATTCCGGACTTATACTAAG ATACAAAAGGTCGGATCTGTGGGAAGATCGATCGATGTCTCTAGTTTCAAAACTTACGACGAGCTACGTGCGGAAATAGAACACATGTTTGGTCTCACGGGATTGCTCAATGACATGGGTTTTGGATGGAAACTGGTCTATGTGGATTTCGAAAACGATGTTCTTCTTGTCGGAGATGATCCTTGGGA GGAATTCGTGGGCTGTGTTAAATGCATCAGAATTCTATCACCGTCGGAAGTTCAGCAGATGGGAGAAGAGGGAATGCAGCTTTTAAACTCTGCTGGGGTGCAGGCTGTTAAAGGCTCAGCATCTGAAGATGGATGCGGTAAAAATGGCTCTAACTGA
- the LOC140971556 gene encoding uncharacterized protein, which translates to MEEEKKAEELKGGELLFCGTTAWDAIGRRRSLPEENLVSPTRLRPLMGVDIRFVFSGCVSCHCVALDIEGRCYTWGRNEKGQLGHGDKIQRDRPTIVSALSKHKVVKAGAGRSHTVVVTEDGLSFAFGLNKHGQLGSGSAKNEVESSPVRCTVSEVKAAVCGGEFTVWLTSIEGSSILTAGLPQYGQLGHGTDNEYNTKDSSVRLAYEAQPRPKAIASLAGETIVKVACGTNHTVAVDKSGYVYTWGFGGYGRLGHREQKDEWSPRRVDVFTRHNVLPADAIVSAGSVNSACTAGGGQLYMWGKLKNNGDDWMYPKPLMDLSGWHLRCMDSGSMHHFVGSDSSCISWGHAQSGELGYGPLGQKSSAAPKKVDLLEGMHVISVACGFAHSLVVVDRTNVADRLEKLEIHDGKATGEGLEDPNNKPEPTITEKLPDRSSVKTSQNSKKRKKGKDSSESEGENDENSDFDDSDDSDKEMNGKYSGRGRGKNSGKSAPRKKGSGRGSGRPSKLTAAQKSGGGKGTGKRGRPKKT; encoded by the exons atggaggaggagaagaaggcGGAGGAGTTAAAGGGTGGGGAACTGCTGTTCTGTGGAACAACGGCTTGGGATGCCATTGGTCGGCGGAGAAGCTTGCCGGAGGAAAATTTGGTTTCTCCAACGAGGCTTAGGCCTCTTATGGGGGTAGACATTCGATTTGTCTTCTCTGGTTGCG TGTCTTGTCATTGCGTGGCATTGGATATTGAAGGTCGCTGTTACACCTGGGGACGCAACGAG AAGGGACAGCTTGGGCATGGTGATAAGATTCAACGAGATAGACCAACAATTGTCTCCGCATTGTCCAA GCACAAAGTTGTTAAGGCAGGGGCTGGTAGGAGTCACACAGTAGTAGTAACTGAGGATGGTCTCTCTTTTGCTTTCGGCTTGAACAAGCACGGGCAGCTTGGTTCAGGTTCTGCAAAAAATG AGGTCGAATCTTCTCCAGTACGTTGCACAGTTTCTGAAGTCAAAGCAGCTGTGTGTGGTGGTGAATTTACTGTCTGGCTAACTTCAATCGAAGGATCTTCTATTCT AACTGCTGGTCTTCCTCAGTATGGACAGCTTGGGCATGGTACTGACAATGAG TATAATACCAAAGATAGTTCTGTGCGGCTTGCCTATGAAGCCCAACCTCGCCCTAAGGCAATAGCGTCTCTTGCTGGAGAAACTATAGTCAAAGTTGCTTGTGGAACTAATCATACTG TGGCAGTCGATAAGAGTGGTTATGTTTACAC GTGGGGCTTTGGTGGTTACGGAAG GCTTGGACATAGAGAACAGAAGGACGAATGGTCTCCACGGCGAGTTGATGTTTTCACAAGGCATAATGTTTTACCTGCTGATGCAATTGTTTCTGCGGGTTCTGTCAATTCTGCATGTACAGCTG GAGGTGGGCAGCTTTACATGTGGGGGAAATTGAAGAACAATGGAGATGACTGGATGTACCCTAAGCCTTTGATGGATTTAAG TGGTTGGCATCTACGCTGTATGGATTCAGGCTCTATGCATCATTTTGTTGGTTCTGATTCTTCATGTATAAGCTGGGGCCATGCACAATCTGGTGAACTGGGATACGGACCTCTTGGACAAAA ATCTTCTGCAGCGCCTAAAAAGGTAGACTTGCTAGAGGGCATGCATGTTATCAG TGTTGCCTGTGGATTTGCCCATTCATTGGTGGTTGTTGATAGAACCAATGTTGCTGATCGTCTTGAGAAG CTTGAAATCCATGATGGCAAAGCTACTGGTGAAG GCCTTGAAGATCCCAATAATAAACCTGAACCCACAATAACAGAAAAACTTCCTGATAGAAGTTCTGTGAAAACCTCTCAGAACTCAAAAAAGCGAAAGAAAGGGAAAGATTCTTCAGAATCTGAGGGTGAGAACGATGAGAATAGTGATTTTGATGACAGCGACGACAGCGACAAAGAAATGAACGGAAAGTACTCCGGTAGAGGACGAGGCAAAAATTCTGGTAAATCTGCTCCAAGGAAGAAAGGTAGTGGCCGGGGTTCTGGGCGTCCATCAAAATTGACAGCTGCTCAGAAATCTGGTGGAGGAAAAGGAACTGGGAAGAGGGGAAGACCTAAAAAGACCTGA
- the LOC140971555 gene encoding aldehyde oxidase GLOX1-like has translation MNTPLILPFFLPQLLIIIFLISSRNILSSAAAGKWDLLQSDIGITAMHMQLLHTDRVVIFDRTDFGLSNISLPHGKCRDDPNERIVKHDCTAHSVEYSVASNSIRPLMVQTDVWCSSGAVTPDGTLVQTGGFRDGEHAVRKYRPCSDDYCDWEENGGGLLVKRWYATNHILPDGRSIVFGGREMFNYEFYPKRRGADKVYESPFLRQTNDPGSENNLYPFIFLNDDGNLFIFANSRAILFNYNKGVVVKNYPTIPGGDPRSYPSTGSAVLLPLKKYGRAEVLVCGGAPRGAFMKARHGTFVGALNTCGRIGINDANPSWAMETMPMGRIMGDMVLLPNGNVLIINGGGSGTAGWEYGRDAVLSPVIYRPYKRVGTRFEVQTPSSRPRMYHSTAILLRDGRVLVGGSNPHEFYRFTKVLFPTDLTLEAFSPSYVNALRPKIVAPVSQSKITHGKPVQVRFTLPPGRVDASSVMVTMVAPSFTTHSFSMNQRLLILSRRNMAIFAGNTHEIQVTLPGSVNLAPSGYYLLFVSHQGIPSEGIWVQIT, from the coding sequence ATGAATACACCACTCATTCTTCCCTTCTTCCTACCCCAGCTGCTGATCATAATATTTCTGATATCTAGCCGGAATATTCTCTCCAGCGCTGCCGCTGGAAAGTGGGATTTGCTTCAATCAGACATCGGAATAACAGCCATGCACATGCAGCTCCTCCACACCGACCGCGTCGTAATCTTCGATAGAACTGATTTCGGGCTGTCCAACATATCCTTGCCGCACGGGAAATGCCGCGACGACCCGAATGAAAGGATAGTCAAACATGACTGCACCGCACACTCGGTGGAGTATAGCGTCGCTTCCAATTCCATCCGCCCCCTTATGGTGCAAACAGACGTGTGGTGCTCCTCGGGCGCCGTCACACCCGACGGAACCTTGGTGCAGACAGGAGGGTTCAGAGACGGGGAACACGCAGTTAGAAAGTACAGACCATGCAGCGATGATTATTGTGATTGGGAAGAAAATGGAGGGGGGCTCTTGGTGAAAAGGTGGTACGCTACGAACCATATCCTGCCGGATGGCCGGAGTATTGTTTTCGGCGGGCGGGAGATGTTCAATTATGAATTTTACCCGAAAAGACGTGGAGCGGATAAAGTTTACGAATCACCGTTTCTGAGGCAGACGAATGATCCGGGGAGCGAGAACAATCTGTATCCATTTATTTTTCTGAATGACGACGGTAACTTATTCATTTTCGCGAATAGTCGAGCTATCttgtttaattataataaagGGGTGGTGGTTAAAAACTACCCGACAATTCCGGGCGGCGATCCTCGAAGTTATCCGAGTACGGGTTCTGCAGTTCTGCTGCCATTGAAGAAATATGGTAGAGCTGAAGTCTTGGTGTGTGGAGGGGCCCCCAGAGGAGCATTTATGAAGGCAAGACATGGTACTTTTGTAGGGGCCTTGAATACTTGTGGGAGGATCGGGATCAACGATGCGAATCCTAGTTGGGCCATGGAGACCATGCCAATGGGTCGGATCATGGGGGACATGGTGTTGTTACCGAATGGCAATGTCTTGATCATAAACGGAGGGGGTTCGGGTACGGCCGGGTGGGAATATGGTCGGGATGCGGTTCTATCTCCGGTTATTTATCGACCTTATAAACGAGTAGGGACGAGGTTTGAAGTCCAAACTCCAAGCTCTAGACCTCGAATGTATCACTCGACCGCAATATTGCTACGTGATGGTCGAGTCCTGGTCGGAGGTAGCAATCCCCACGAGTTCTATAGGTTCACAAAGGTTCTTTTCCCCACGGATCTCACATTGGAAGCATTTTCGCCTTCCTATGTAAATGCCTTACGTCCGAAGATAGTTGCCCCCGTTTCACAATCAAAAATCACACACGGGAAACCTGTCCAAGTACGCTTCACACTTCCCCCAGGTCGGGTGGATGCATCTTCCGTCATGGTAACGATGGTTGCACCGTCGTTTACTACACATTCCTTTTCGATGAATCAGAGGCTGTTGATACTTAGTAGAAGGAATATGGCGATTTTCGCAGGGAACACACATGAAATTCAGGTCACCTTGCCGGGTTCTGTCAATTTGGCGCCGTCGGGATATTATCTTCTATTTGTGTCTCATCAAGGCATTCCAAGTGAGGGCATCTGGGTCCAAATCACATGA